One stretch of Shewanella sp. Arc9-LZ DNA includes these proteins:
- a CDS encoding HAMP domain-containing sensor histidine kinase: MRSLTTNLVNTMTYVVSAMLILVFLAIDISIDNWVDVEFDSALTDKSNYLKTLVKVTPEGTEFDFAGEFMPEFGISTKASFFQLWQGSSVFERSESLRNFEGVDLLKKDIPLNSAFFADVVLPDGRDGRAMVSYFEPQVPKTNRSMMDTVEPMWLTIAITTEDLSQILVIIDSSLAIGLLLVIVLIRWAVVKVIHRGLTPLNELNMSLKSVDVTKKYIPLSNESERYLEIEPIRNELNKFVKISQQYLQTEKRITADIAHELKTPISELISLSEIYIRYPDDQRIGVSYKQDVLSISLRMKTIVNNLLLLQQATSENINLHRQHINIKTLMGQVIDELAFKYSTIHARLNIENSDLDQNCLVDEFSLHLILTNLFDNALYYSPPKSSIKIRLVSDNKGLSFSVENQLVTSINANDLERLTLPLFQAEQSRSNSERHGLGLAIVENIAKVNGFKFSFELVSEDKIMFTVLIPSDHAAMV, encoded by the coding sequence ATGAGATCGTTAACCACCAATTTAGTCAATACCATGACCTATGTGGTATCAGCCATGTTGATTTTGGTGTTTTTGGCGATTGATATCAGTATCGATAATTGGGTCGATGTTGAGTTTGATAGCGCGTTAACAGACAAGTCTAACTACCTAAAGACCTTAGTTAAAGTGACTCCAGAAGGCACCGAGTTTGATTTTGCTGGCGAGTTTATGCCTGAATTTGGCATCTCGACTAAAGCAAGCTTTTTTCAATTGTGGCAAGGCTCAAGCGTGTTTGAACGTTCTGAGTCGTTGCGTAATTTCGAGGGTGTAGATTTACTTAAAAAAGACATTCCACTCAACAGTGCTTTTTTTGCCGATGTTGTGTTACCAGATGGTCGAGACGGCAGGGCGATGGTGTCGTATTTTGAGCCGCAAGTGCCTAAAACTAATCGGTCAATGATGGATACAGTCGAACCCATGTGGTTAACCATAGCCATTACCACTGAAGATTTGTCGCAAATTTTGGTGATCATCGACTCTAGTTTAGCCATTGGCTTACTACTGGTGATTGTGTTGATCCGTTGGGCCGTAGTGAAGGTTATTCATCGTGGTTTGACCCCGTTGAACGAATTAAACATGTCGCTAAAAAGCGTCGATGTCACTAAAAAATACATCCCACTGTCTAATGAGTCTGAACGTTATCTCGAAATTGAACCAATTCGTAATGAACTGAATAAATTTGTCAAAATTAGCCAACAATACTTACAAACAGAAAAGCGCATTACTGCCGATATCGCTCATGAACTGAAAACGCCAATCAGTGAGTTGATTAGTTTAAGTGAAATTTATATTCGTTATCCGGATGATCAGCGTATTGGCGTGAGCTATAAACAAGATGTACTCAGCATTAGTTTACGGATGAAAACCATAGTCAATAATTTACTACTATTGCAACAAGCCACATCTGAAAATATTAATCTACATCGCCAGCATATCAATATCAAAACCTTGATGGGCCAGGTTATTGATGAGTTGGCATTTAAGTACTCGACTATTCATGCTCGTTTGAATATTGAAAATAGTGATTTGGATCAAAACTGCCTTGTCGATGAGTTTTCTTTACACCTTATTTTGACCAATTTATTTGATAATGCACTGTACTACAGCCCGCCAAAGTCATCGATTAAAATAAGGTTAGTCTCTGATAATAAAGGATTAAGTTTCAGTGTTGAAAATCAATTAGTGACCAGTATTAATGCGAATGATTTAGAGCGACTTACGCTACCGTTATTCCAGGCTGAACAATCGCGATCAAATAGCGAAAGGCATGGATTAGGATTGGCCATCGTTGAAAATATTGCCAAAGTGAATGGATTTAAGTTTAGTTTTGAATTGGTTTCGGAAGACAAAATTATGTTTACTGTGTTGATTCCGAGTGACCATGCGGCGATGGTGTAA
- a CDS encoding LTA synthase family protein, whose translation MAVNFFGLGSSSSELSTQKTSHNLFQAIVIFSVISLLIMSLSRIGMSLWQAERVSDAQGWGYILLQGLRVDFASLCWLWGIAALGTVVFAGEHLVGRVWLTILRVWLTLGLWVVVFLEASSPSFIAEYGFRPNRLYVEYLVYPKEVLSMLWAGRKGELILSALITVGTLWGGWWLSGKLTQYIRFPKWYWRPVLAVIVIAISVLGARSSLGHRPLNPSLVAFSDDPLVNSLVLNSSFSLLFAISQMNNEEDASKVYGKLADAKVIDIVRRESGRPLSAFTSSTIPTLSFNQASYTGKPKNLVIILQESLGARFVGSLGGLPLTPNIDELSKQGWFFENLYATGTRSVRGIEAVTTGFTPTPARAVVKLGKSQTGFFTIADLLKQHGYTTQFIYGGESHFDNMRSFFLGNGFTDIVDQGDYKDPAFVASWGVSDEDLLFRADEEFSRMHKEGKPFFSLVFSSSNHDPYEFPDDRIELYEQPQYTMHNAVKYADYAVGEFFKKAKKSDYWKDTLFLVVADHDSRVGGAALIPVSRFRIPGLILGDGIDAKRDPRVVSQIDMSPTLISLLGISDSYPMLGRDLTTMPDSWPGRAMMQYDKNFGLLEGNKMTILQPELPPESVTYNFVTEKLTPTTLNESQAEAALGWALWGSLAYNKMLYRSANSEAKPTLSDMATKEVSR comes from the coding sequence ATGGCTGTCAATTTCTTTGGTCTTGGTAGTAGTTCAAGTGAACTCAGTACACAAAAGACCTCGCATAATTTATTTCAAGCAATTGTTATATTTAGTGTTATCTCTCTGCTTATTATGAGTTTGAGCCGTATTGGCATGTCTTTATGGCAAGCTGAGCGGGTATCCGATGCCCAAGGTTGGGGCTACATTTTATTGCAAGGTTTACGGGTAGATTTTGCCTCTTTATGTTGGTTGTGGGGTATTGCAGCGCTCGGAACCGTAGTGTTTGCCGGTGAGCATTTAGTCGGCCGTGTTTGGCTGACGATATTACGCGTATGGCTCACACTAGGTTTATGGGTGGTGGTTTTTCTTGAGGCGTCATCGCCGTCATTTATTGCTGAATATGGTTTTAGACCTAACCGTTTATATGTTGAATATCTGGTTTATCCAAAAGAAGTGTTATCGATGTTATGGGCAGGGCGTAAAGGCGAGCTTATTTTATCGGCGCTAATCACCGTGGGTACCTTATGGGGTGGCTGGTGGTTAAGTGGCAAATTAACGCAATATATTCGTTTTCCTAAATGGTATTGGCGTCCAGTGCTTGCGGTTATCGTCATTGCTATTTCGGTGCTTGGTGCGCGTTCATCGTTGGGGCATCGACCTCTTAATCCTTCATTGGTGGCATTTTCTGATGATCCTTTAGTTAATTCTTTGGTGTTAAATTCCTCTTTCTCACTCCTTTTTGCTATTTCGCAAATGAATAACGAAGAAGATGCATCGAAAGTGTATGGCAAGTTAGCGGACGCAAAAGTGATCGATATTGTGCGTCGTGAAAGCGGTCGGCCACTGAGTGCATTTACCTCATCAACCATACCGACGTTGTCATTTAATCAAGCCAGCTATACCGGTAAACCAAAGAACCTTGTGATCATTTTACAAGAAAGCTTAGGTGCGCGCTTTGTGGGGAGTTTAGGTGGTTTACCGTTAACGCCTAATATTGACGAACTCTCTAAACAAGGGTGGTTTTTTGAAAATTTATACGCAACTGGTACGCGTTCGGTAAGAGGTATTGAAGCGGTAACAACCGGTTTTACGCCAACGCCAGCACGCGCCGTGGTGAAACTAGGGAAGAGTCAAACAGGCTTTTTTACCATTGCTGATTTATTGAAGCAACATGGCTATACCACGCAGTTTATTTATGGTGGTGAAAGCCATTTTGATAATATGCGCAGCTTCTTTTTAGGCAATGGTTTTACCGATATAGTTGATCAAGGTGACTATAAAGACCCCGCGTTTGTGGCGTCTTGGGGGGTGTCTGATGAGGATTTATTGTTTAGAGCGGATGAAGAGTTTTCGCGGATGCACAAAGAGGGTAAGCCGTTCTTTAGTCTAGTGTTTAGTTCAAGTAATCATGATCCGTATGAGTTCCCAGATGACCGTATTGAGTTGTACGAACAGCCGCAATATACCATGCATAACGCGGTGAAATATGCCGATTATGCCGTGGGTGAGTTTTTCAAAAAAGCTAAAAAATCAGATTACTGGAAAGATACCTTATTCCTCGTTGTGGCCGATCATGACAGTCGAGTGGGTGGCGCAGCACTAATACCTGTGTCACGTTTTCGTATTCCTGGGCTTATATTAGGTGATGGGATTGATGCGAAGCGCGATCCACGTGTTGTTAGCCAAATTGATATGTCGCCGACGTTAATTTCGTTGCTGGGTATTTCGGATAGCTATCCAATGCTAGGCCGTGATTTAACCACAATGCCAGACTCTTGGCCGGGTCGAGCAATGATGCAATATGATAAAAACTTTGGTTTATTGGAGGGGAATAAAATGACTATTTTACAACCTGAATTACCACCGGAAAGTGTTACCTATAATTTTGTGACTGAAAAATTGACTCCGACCACATTGAATGAATCGCAAGCAGAAGCCGCGTTAGGTTGGGCATTGTGGGGGAGTTTAGCGTACAACAAAATGTTGTATCGTTCGGCTAATTCAGAGGCAAAACCGACACTGTCTGATATGGCTACCAAAGAAGTATCACGCTAA
- the bioH gene encoding pimeloyl-ACP methyl ester esterase BioH, with translation MSFPALHIDTVGSQGQDIVLLHGWGVNNQVFSPLKNALHQYRVHYVDLPGFGLSPNIDGDITQWSQALAEQLPQQAIWIGWSLGGLIASQIAIDYPESVAALVTIASSPCFMARESVMAHEKDDSTLSWAGIQPDVLAQFSSQLSRDLSRTVERFLAIQAMGSDNPKSDIQQIKSLVLSKPLPTQQGLSQGLDMLAQVDLRATITQIQQPWLRIWGKLDSLVPRKIISSLPSSDNIEDVLVHKASHAPFISHPDAFLNHLLLWLTKYR, from the coding sequence GTGAGTTTTCCTGCATTGCATATTGATACCGTAGGCTCACAAGGCCAAGACATCGTGCTATTACACGGTTGGGGTGTGAATAACCAAGTCTTTAGTCCATTAAAAAACGCATTGCACCAGTATAGAGTGCATTATGTTGATTTGCCGGGTTTTGGGTTAAGTCCCAATATCGACGGAGACATAACGCAATGGTCACAAGCACTTGCAGAGCAACTTCCACAACAGGCAATTTGGATTGGTTGGTCGTTGGGAGGGTTAATCGCTAGCCAAATTGCCATCGATTACCCAGAGTCAGTGGCTGCATTAGTCACTATTGCCTCATCACCATGCTTTATGGCCCGCGAAAGTGTTATGGCTCACGAAAAAGACGACTCAACCCTATCTTGGGCAGGTATTCAACCTGATGTATTGGCACAATTTTCAAGTCAATTAAGTCGCGATTTGTCTCGCACTGTTGAACGGTTCCTGGCAATTCAAGCCATGGGAAGTGATAATCCAAAATCTGATATCCAACAAATAAAAAGCTTAGTGTTAAGCAAACCATTGCCGACACAACAAGGCTTATCACAAGGATTGGATATGTTAGCGCAAGTAGATTTACGTGCCACGATCACTCAAATACAGCAGCCATGGTTACGAATTTGGGGAAAGTTAGATAGTTTGGTGCCGAGAAAGATTATCTCGTCATTACCAAGCAGTGACAACATTGAAGATGTGCTGGTCCACAAAGCATCCCATGCACCGTTTATTTCGCATCCCGATGCATTTTTAAACCATTTATTACTCTGGCTCACAAAATACCGCTAA
- a CDS encoding ComF family protein produces the protein MPPINNSIDITHILRLCVKRLQRARVILLGSLPNRCLLCQQRIDQTGYQQLFPNQVLTGVCQVCLAASLYQHEVCLGCGREIALLQAYCGKCNKHTPNWVVAPCSYHQGLGPVIAAIKYQQQCAPLNAITQQLACRIALLIKHGIIRRPQVLIPVPLHPNRLRQRGFNQAWLIAKELSLLTNIPLDDRCLIRIVDTLPQTGLAGKQRRKNCHGAFALQPSMTYQRVALIDDVVTTGTTVDEIAGLFSLQFVHVQTWCLARAEAPGLLD, from the coding sequence ATGCCGCCAATCAATAATTCAATCGATATCACCCATATCTTACGTTTATGCGTCAAGCGCCTTCAGCGTGCCAGGGTCATTTTACTAGGCAGTTTACCCAACCGTTGCTTGCTGTGCCAGCAAAGGATAGATCAAACGGGTTATCAGCAATTGTTCCCTAATCAAGTGCTCACAGGTGTTTGCCAAGTGTGTTTAGCGGCAAGTTTGTATCAGCACGAAGTGTGCTTAGGTTGTGGGCGCGAAATAGCGTTGCTGCAGGCTTATTGTGGTAAATGCAATAAACACACTCCTAATTGGGTGGTAGCCCCTTGTAGTTATCATCAAGGGCTGGGACCTGTTATTGCCGCCATTAAATATCAACAGCAATGTGCACCGCTTAACGCGATAACTCAGCAACTAGCCTGTCGAATCGCATTGTTAATTAAGCATGGCATTATTAGGCGACCACAAGTGTTAATCCCCGTTCCGTTACATCCCAATCGTTTACGTCAGCGAGGTTTTAATCAAGCTTGGCTCATTGCTAAAGAGTTAAGCCTATTAACGAATATTCCTCTAGATGACCGTTGTTTAATTCGGATTGTTGATACGTTGCCACAAACGGGACTTGCGGGTAAGCAGAGGCGTAAAAACTGCCATGGTGCATTTGCACTACAACCAAGCATGACGTATCAGCGTGTTGCGTTGATTGATGATGTTGTTACTACTGGAACAACCGTAGATGAAATTGCAGGTTTATTTAGCCTGCAGTTTGTCCATGTGCAAACTTGGTGCCTTGCGCGTGCTGAAGCGCCGGGATTGTTAGATTAA
- the nfuA gene encoding Fe-S biogenesis protein NfuA: MITITDTAQAHFVKLLADQPEGTHIRVFVISPGTAQAECGVSYCPPDAAEADDVELPFNGFSAMVDEKSAPFLDDASIDFVTDQLGSQLTLKAPNAKMRKVSGDAPLVERIEYIIQSEINPQLASHGGNIMLVEITEAGVAVLQFGGGCNGCSQVDITLKDGIEKQLLDMFPTELTGVRDVTEHEHGEHSYA, translated from the coding sequence ATGATCACCATTACCGATACAGCTCAGGCCCATTTCGTCAAACTATTGGCCGACCAGCCGGAAGGTACGCACATTCGTGTGTTTGTTATCAGCCCAGGTACTGCACAAGCAGAGTGTGGTGTGTCTTATTGTCCACCTGATGCCGCTGAAGCTGATGATGTAGAACTTCCATTTAATGGCTTTAGTGCTATGGTCGATGAAAAGAGCGCACCATTTTTAGATGATGCCAGCATTGACTTTGTAACCGACCAGCTTGGTTCGCAACTAACATTAAAAGCACCTAACGCAAAAATGCGCAAAGTGTCTGGAGATGCGCCATTAGTTGAACGTATTGAATATATTATTCAGTCAGAGATTAATCCACAACTTGCTAGCCACGGCGGTAACATCATGCTGGTAGAAATTACCGAAGCTGGTGTTGCAGTATTGCAGTTTGGCGGTGGGTGTAACGGTTGCTCGCAAGTTGATATCACCTTAAAAGATGGTATTGAGAAGCAATTGTTAGATATGTTCCCAACGGAATTGACTGGTGTTCGTGACGTGACAGAGCATGAGCATGGCGAGCATTCTTACGCCTAA
- a CDS encoding FKBP-type peptidyl-prolyl cis-trans isomerase, whose amino-acid sequence MTQELIITDIEIGNGKTAVKGALITTRYSGRLADGSQFDASDAFQCVIGTGRVIKGWDQGIIGMNVGGKRQLSVPAHLAYGERQIGERIPAHSDLFFDIELLEVLTRDD is encoded by the coding sequence ATGACTCAAGAATTGATTATTACCGACATTGAAATTGGCAACGGTAAAACCGCAGTTAAAGGCGCGCTAATTACCACTCGTTATAGCGGTCGATTAGCCGACGGAAGTCAGTTTGACGCTTCAGATGCGTTTCAGTGTGTCATTGGCACCGGCAGAGTCATTAAAGGCTGGGATCAGGGTATTATTGGTATGAATGTCGGCGGCAAGCGGCAACTATCAGTTCCGGCTCATTTAGCTTATGGAGAACGCCAGATTGGTGAGCGTATTCCAGCACACTCAGATTTATTTTTTGATATTGAATTACTTGAAGTACTCACTCGAGACGACTAA
- a CDS encoding S9 family peptidase produces the protein MKRILWLVVISLCLFSLSSFAKPLPIEAFASIPDVRFVSLSPDGKKIASLVRVSTNELEGQVLTIRDIQTNKDIYPLQTDNQKFVILSLTWANNDVILIESKYPAIRRGVPTTETRLIKYSLSDNKTSSVFSNRSLSRFVDLPQLQASVIDYLDTDPNHILMQIQGLGSKPQYESVVKVSLKTGGIKTLQPARMHIGNWLTDRQHNVRIGIYRDDTTYRIYEQKGAGEDLRKLWEFEALAEDVIWPIGFDHDPNILYISAYHQGFKAIFKVNLTDPTLTKELVSHNENYDIEGWLVYSALKQKVIGLSTDIEGEYLFWDQDYIKLNNGLTTALPESHNVITQFSDDERRYIVYATGPIESGAYYFGNRDQKALYPIAYRYSQLPPEVLSQPQTVHYNARDGLAIEAFLTTPKDIVAKNLPTIIFPHGGPISYDSTTFDYWAQFLANRGYAVLQMNFRGSSGYGFNFMNSGLKNWGLEMQTDIEDGTHWLIEQGISDPKRVCIVGASYGGYAALMGVAITPDLYQCAISVAGVTDLEYLVKSSRRYDNSKIVKKQIGDDYDDLYQRSPISKVANINVPVLLIHGTKDRVVRVQHSEEMYDALKDLHKPVKYIELENGDHYLSSNEHRLTTFIAIEHFLATNLGVK, from the coding sequence ATGAAACGGATTTTATGGCTTGTTGTTATTAGTTTATGTCTATTTTCGCTTAGCTCATTTGCCAAACCTCTGCCTATAGAAGCCTTTGCCAGCATCCCAGATGTCCGCTTTGTTAGCTTATCTCCTGACGGTAAAAAAATTGCGTCTCTTGTACGAGTCAGTACTAATGAGCTTGAGGGCCAAGTACTCACTATTCGCGATATTCAAACCAATAAAGATATTTACCCATTACAGACTGACAATCAGAAATTTGTCATTTTATCGTTAACGTGGGCAAATAATGATGTCATCTTAATCGAGTCTAAATATCCCGCCATCCGTCGAGGTGTTCCCACAACCGAAACACGGTTAATAAAATACTCACTGAGCGACAATAAAACCTCAAGTGTGTTTTCTAATCGTTCTCTATCGCGTTTTGTCGATTTACCGCAATTACAAGCATCGGTTATTGATTATCTTGACACAGATCCAAACCACATCCTTATGCAAATTCAAGGTTTAGGTTCTAAACCGCAATATGAAAGCGTCGTTAAAGTCAGTTTAAAAACAGGCGGTATCAAGACTTTACAACCAGCACGTATGCACATTGGAAACTGGTTAACCGATAGGCAGCACAATGTGCGTATTGGTATTTATCGCGATGACACAACCTACCGTATTTACGAACAAAAAGGAGCGGGTGAAGATCTCCGCAAATTATGGGAGTTCGAGGCTTTAGCAGAAGACGTAATTTGGCCTATCGGTTTTGACCATGATCCTAATATCTTATATATCAGCGCCTATCATCAAGGTTTTAAAGCCATCTTTAAAGTCAACTTAACTGACCCGACATTGACTAAAGAACTCGTTTCTCACAATGAAAATTACGATATTGAAGGCTGGCTCGTGTATTCCGCACTAAAACAAAAGGTCATTGGTTTAAGCACCGACATTGAAGGTGAATATCTGTTCTGGGACCAAGATTATATCAAGTTGAACAATGGTCTTACAACTGCATTACCAGAGTCACATAATGTGATCACTCAGTTCAGTGATGATGAACGTCGTTACATCGTTTATGCAACTGGTCCTATAGAATCTGGTGCGTATTACTTTGGTAATAGAGACCAAAAGGCACTTTACCCTATAGCTTACCGTTACAGCCAATTGCCACCAGAAGTGTTATCTCAACCGCAAACAGTCCATTATAATGCTCGTGATGGTTTAGCCATTGAAGCCTTCCTCACCACTCCAAAAGACATTGTCGCCAAAAACTTACCGACCATAATTTTCCCCCATGGCGGACCTATTAGCTACGACTCAACCACGTTTGATTATTGGGCGCAGTTTTTAGCTAATCGTGGTTATGCTGTGCTACAAATGAACTTTCGCGGCTCGTCAGGCTATGGATTCAATTTCATGAATTCGGGTCTTAAAAACTGGGGCTTAGAAATGCAAACCGACATTGAGGATGGTACTCACTGGCTTATCGAACAAGGTATTAGCGATCCAAAACGCGTGTGTATTGTCGGTGCCAGTTACGGTGGTTATGCTGCATTAATGGGCGTAGCTATCACCCCCGATCTGTATCAATGTGCCATTAGTGTCGCGGGCGTAACTGACCTTGAATATTTAGTTAAATCATCGCGTCGGTACGACAACAGCAAAATTGTTAAAAAACAAATTGGTGATGATTACGACGATTTGTATCAGCGTTCACCTATTAGCAAAGTAGCCAATATTAACGTGCCAGTATTATTAATCCACGGCACTAAAGATCGCGTGGTGCGAGTACAACACAGTGAAGAAATGTATGATGCGCTTAAGGATTTACATAAACCCGTAAAGTATATCGAACTGGAAAATGGCGATCATTACTTAAGTAGTAATGAACATCGTCTTACAACATTCATTGCAATAGAACACTTCTTAGCGACCAATCTTGGGGTAAAATAA
- a CDS encoding MATE family efflux transporter, with the protein MSISALLLNRQKNRQLLALATPMILSNITIPLLGLVDTAVIGHLGQAYYLGGVALGSTIITLMIWLLGFLRMSTTGLVAQAYGANDTSTQQQLLIQGCSLALTLGIACVILHSPILDLALSLSDASEQVMFYCRQYVEIRIWSLPFALINLVLLGWLLGRQAPKAAMWQLIIANSANIILDIVFVIIFKWNVQGAALASVIADISAFSVALIMVKRQLVHTGGLNLSQVIAHLSWRGYARLLTLNRDIFIRSLCLQAAFSFMTFYGAGLGDNTIAANAVLLNLLMLISYALDGIAYYAEAEVGRAFGQKNPTLLHDSVVLAFCWSAMVAVLFSLLFWSVGPWIIQLLTNIEAVQNTANIYLIWLIFMPILAFGCYLFDGVYIGAAHGSIMRNSMIIATFGVYFPSWYLLQDWGNHSLWAAMSIFMLCRSVTLGWHYYYKLRYQLAAA; encoded by the coding sequence ATGTCAATTAGCGCATTACTATTAAACCGCCAAAAAAATCGTCAACTATTGGCTTTAGCGACACCAATGATACTGTCGAATATCACTATTCCGCTATTAGGATTAGTTGATACTGCGGTGATTGGTCATCTTGGACAAGCTTACTATCTTGGTGGCGTAGCGCTAGGCAGTACCATTATCACCTTGATGATTTGGTTACTGGGCTTTTTACGCATGTCCACCACCGGGCTGGTCGCACAAGCCTACGGTGCTAATGATACCTCAACTCAACAACAATTACTGATACAAGGTTGCAGCCTAGCATTAACGTTGGGAATAGCTTGTGTAATATTACACTCTCCCATACTCGATTTAGCATTAAGCTTGAGTGATGCCAGCGAACAAGTAATGTTCTACTGCCGCCAATACGTCGAAATTCGAATTTGGTCACTGCCTTTTGCCCTTATCAACTTAGTGTTATTGGGCTGGTTACTCGGACGCCAGGCGCCAAAAGCTGCTATGTGGCAATTAATTATCGCTAACAGCGCTAATATTATTCTCGATATTGTGTTTGTCATCATCTTTAAATGGAATGTCCAAGGTGCAGCATTGGCATCTGTTATTGCTGATATCAGTGCTTTTTCAGTGGCATTGATTATGGTAAAGCGCCAACTGGTGCACACTGGTGGGCTTAATTTAAGCCAGGTTATCGCCCATTTATCATGGCGCGGATATGCTCGTTTACTCACCTTAAACCGTGATATTTTTATCCGCAGTTTGTGCTTGCAAGCCGCCTTTAGTTTTATGACCTTTTATGGTGCCGGTTTAGGCGACAATACTATTGCCGCCAACGCAGTACTGCTTAATTTACTGATGCTGATCTCTTATGCGTTAGATGGTATAGCCTATTATGCTGAAGCCGAAGTAGGCCGCGCATTTGGTCAAAAAAATCCAACACTACTGCATGACAGTGTTGTATTGGCTTTTTGCTGGTCGGCAATGGTTGCGGTGTTATTTAGCCTGCTTTTTTGGTCGGTAGGACCATGGATAATTCAGCTATTAACCAATATTGAAGCGGTACAAAACACCGCAAACATCTACTTAATCTGGCTCATTTTTATGCCTATCTTGGCATTTGGCTGTTATCTGTTTGATGGCGTGTATATTGGTGCTGCACACGGGAGTATTATGCGTAACAGCATGATAATTGCTACCTTTGGCGTTTACTTTCCGAGTTGGTATCTATTGCAAGATTGGGGCAACCACAGCCTTTGGGCTGCGATGTCAATATTCATGCTATGCCGAAGCGTAACTCTTGGCTGGCACTATTACTACAAACTCAGATATCAACTGGCGGCCGCATAA
- a CDS encoding polysaccharide deacetylase family protein: MVKKIALLLAVFSLSVLHFDANAVVILQYHHVSDDTPKSTSVTPSQFAEQMQYLADNDFTVISLAEAVDSIKHNTPIADRRIVITFDDGYDSIINNAAPILASHQFPYTVFISVAPIDAGFKGMMSWKDITALSEQGVTIANHSWGHEHLIRRQGKETQAQWQARVEDNILSTEAEILKRTGQSVKMFAYPYGEYTNKLEAILAKQGFVGFGQQSGAAGEYASLTALPRFPVANAYADLASLTVKFSSLPMPVIKQNISDPLLVSGKWRPKLELTIDTQDIYPHQVMCFIQGQGPKKPIWLSENRLSIQASSDLAPGRSRYNCTAPSKTKTGYYWFSQAWIRPQDNGQWLEE; encoded by the coding sequence ATGGTTAAAAAAATAGCTTTATTGTTGGCGGTGTTCAGCTTGAGTGTATTACATTTTGATGCCAATGCAGTGGTCATTTTACAATATCACCACGTGTCGGACGATACCCCGAAAAGCACAAGTGTCACACCAAGTCAGTTTGCTGAACAGATGCAGTACTTGGCTGATAATGATTTTACTGTGATTTCATTAGCTGAAGCTGTTGATTCAATAAAGCATAACACGCCAATAGCCGATAGACGTATTGTGATTACTTTCGATGACGGTTATGACAGCATTATCAACAATGCTGCGCCCATTCTAGCCTCACATCAATTTCCGTACACTGTGTTTATTTCTGTTGCCCCCATCGATGCCGGTTTCAAGGGCATGATGAGTTGGAAAGACATTACTGCCTTATCCGAGCAAGGCGTGACGATTGCCAACCACAGCTGGGGACACGAACATTTAATTCGTCGTCAAGGCAAAGAAACCCAAGCCCAATGGCAAGCCCGTGTCGAAGATAATATCTTATCGACAGAAGCTGAAATATTAAAACGTACTGGCCAAAGTGTAAAAATGTTTGCCTACCCGTATGGTGAATACACTAACAAATTAGAAGCAATTTTGGCGAAACAGGGCTTTGTTGGCTTTGGTCAGCAATCTGGTGCCGCAGGGGAATATGCTTCACTAACGGCATTACCGCGCTTTCCGGTTGCCAATGCTTATGCTGATTTAGCGAGTTTAACGGTTAAGTTTTCTAGTTTACCGATGCCGGTGATTAAGCAGAACATCAGCGATCCATTATTGGTATCAGGTAAGTGGCGACCTAAATTAGAGTTAACTATTGATACGCAAGATATTTATCCACATCAAGTGATGTGTTTTATTCAAGGCCAAGGACCGAAGAAACCTATTTGGTTAAGTGAAAATCGCTTATCTATCCAAGCATCATCAGATTTGGCACCCGGTCGTTCACGCTATAACTGCACAGCGCCCAGCAAAACAAAAACGGGCTATTATTGGTTTTCACAAGCGTGGATCCGCCCGCAAGATAATGGTCAATGGCTCGAAGAGTAA